From a single Lewinella sp. LCG006 genomic region:
- a CDS encoding SGNH/GDSL hydrolase family protein, with the protein MRSDKGWQRYARSDSEHIRADSLVPVVALAKQRHYRHGPKTNTLTDDKLSLDPGVVAHLLYYLCPTKLIYFNLLISNMIPKHSLPFWGMVTLLGLLVFPLQGQTPLLDTISIDFGSIPSPLPWQNMSNTKDGVLRRLVNQAQVATPYSISVNDAFNKINTEGNANPDPTLGFPATATGDSFFGNTAPFEGMTEPTGGVVLQNLSPQKYYKILIYAARQSTEMRETRYIVKGQTTDTVYLNTSNLASKGVSVRLLPSKTGEITISATAAPRTQSKTGFFYLGALKIIYQPDPPPKPFLQLSSPVDGAYWQTGKSPFISWATNSKDSVRLAYSLDFGYTWTDIATLPPNVTHYPWTIPDVPSYACQVRISTGDMTAENKGVFTITKDDFRFPIVVLGSSTAAGTGVSKPDSSWVNRWRAWLNEDTRFELINLAKPGYTSYHVLPSGTAIPPQLSVSIDSSRNITHALSYGPKVVLINMPSNDASYSIPVADQLHNFQQIMAAATFGGASAWITTTQPRKFNDTLKVQLQEIVRDSIECIYSTKAIDFWKGFANEDGTIKKIYDAGDYTHMNDLGHALLFKRILASGIVRKHRNVNVDLALTLDTLAQEWLFEFQLPHTGIVDVVIENDQGRSVQKASFSTRPESKQSLRFPAKPKSLQTPYLLFTFTLKDTEGRITEVKQPFAVWKEIGFVRP; encoded by the coding sequence GTGAGGTCGGACAAAGGATGGCAGCGGTATGCGCGCAGCGATAGCGAGCACATAAGAGCGGACAGCCTGGTGCCGGTAGTGGCGTTGGCAAAGCAACGCCACTACCGGCATGGCCCCAAAACAAATACCTTGACCGATGACAAATTAAGCTTGGACCCTGGTGTAGTTGCCCATCTACTGTATTATCTTTGCCCTACGAAGTTGATCTATTTCAACTTGTTGATAAGCAATATGATCCCAAAACATTCATTGCCTTTCTGGGGCATGGTGACCCTACTTGGTCTTTTAGTTTTTCCGCTACAAGGACAAACTCCTCTACTAGATACCATTTCCATTGATTTTGGGAGTATTCCTTCCCCACTTCCGTGGCAAAACATGAGCAATACAAAGGATGGCGTGCTGCGCCGTTTGGTCAATCAAGCGCAAGTGGCAACCCCTTATAGTATATCCGTCAACGATGCGTTCAACAAGATCAATACCGAGGGCAATGCCAACCCGGACCCAACGCTTGGTTTTCCAGCTACGGCTACCGGGGACAGCTTTTTTGGCAATACCGCTCCTTTTGAAGGAATGACCGAACCTACCGGTGGAGTTGTTTTGCAAAACCTTAGCCCTCAGAAATACTATAAAATATTGATTTATGCTGCGCGACAGTCTACAGAGATGCGCGAAACGCGGTACATCGTAAAAGGGCAAACAACGGACACTGTGTATTTGAACACTTCCAATTTAGCTAGCAAAGGTGTTTCCGTACGGCTCTTGCCCAGTAAGACAGGAGAAATCACGATCTCTGCTACTGCTGCGCCGAGGACGCAAAGTAAAACAGGATTTTTCTACCTGGGTGCACTTAAAATCATCTACCAGCCCGACCCGCCGCCTAAGCCTTTCCTACAATTGAGTTCGCCAGTTGACGGAGCCTATTGGCAAACGGGGAAATCCCCCTTCATCAGCTGGGCTACCAATTCCAAAGATTCGGTTCGGCTGGCTTATTCTCTTGATTTCGGGTATACCTGGACGGATATTGCCACCCTTCCACCCAATGTGACGCACTACCCATGGACGATTCCCGATGTGCCTTCCTACGCCTGCCAGGTACGCATCAGTACGGGGGATATGACCGCTGAAAACAAGGGCGTTTTTACCATTACCAAAGATGATTTCCGTTTTCCAATCGTCGTTTTAGGTTCTTCCACCGCAGCCGGCACTGGCGTAAGCAAACCTGATAGCAGTTGGGTGAACCGTTGGCGAGCTTGGTTGAATGAGGATACGCGCTTTGAATTGATTAATTTGGCCAAACCCGGGTATACCAGCTACCACGTTTTACCCTCTGGAACAGCCATCCCACCACAGCTCAGCGTAAGTATAGATAGCAGTAGGAACATTACCCATGCGCTTAGCTATGGCCCCAAGGTGGTCTTGATCAATATGCCCTCCAACGATGCCTCTTACAGCATTCCGGTAGCGGATCAACTACATAATTTCCAACAGATCATGGCCGCTGCTACTTTTGGTGGTGCCAGTGCCTGGATAACCACCACGCAGCCTCGTAAATTCAACGACACCTTGAAGGTACAATTGCAGGAAATCGTCCGTGATTCCATAGAATGTATCTACAGCACCAAAGCAATAGACTTTTGGAAGGGCTTTGCCAATGAAGACGGGACCATCAAAAAAATCTATGATGCTGGCGACTATACCCACATGAATGACCTGGGGCACGCCTTGTTGTTTAAGCGCATCCTGGCGTCGGGCATTGTCAGAAAACACCGAAATGTAAACGTAGACCTTGCGTTGACCCTGGACACCTTGGCGCAAGAGTGGCTTTTTGAGTTTCAATTGCCACATACCGGTATCGTTGATGTTGTCATTGAAAATGACCAGGGCCGTTCGGTACAGAAAGCCTCGTTCAGTACACGTCCAGAAAGTAAGCAATCGTTACGCTTCCCGGCCAAGCCCAAAAGCCTGCAAACGCCTTACTTGCTCTTTACTTTTACCCTAAAAGATACGGAAGGGAGGATTACCGAAGTAAAGCAGCCCTTTGCGGTATGGAAGGAGATAGGGTTTGTTCGTCCTTAG
- a CDS encoding patatin-like phospholipase family protein codes for METKKYGMALSGGGVRGIAHLGVIKALEEHGIFPEYIAGASAGAIVGAFYAAGHSWEEILHFFKSTSMFSWQNYTYRKPGILDTDKFEHLFATYLPGDSFASLTKTLFVSATDIEKGKNVIWKEGTLVRKVLASAAFPMVLSPVEIEGTFYADGAITNNFPVEPLLPLCDTIIGSYVSPLPVVQPGELTNSMAVLERAFKIGMAVQSEKKFPHCDILIAPHQLNEVGTFSMNRIDEVFKIGYEAATQQLQ; via the coding sequence ATGGAAACTAAAAAGTACGGGATGGCCCTCTCTGGTGGTGGCGTCCGAGGAATAGCTCATCTCGGGGTGATCAAGGCCCTCGAAGAGCACGGTATTTTTCCTGAATACATTGCGGGTGCGAGTGCCGGTGCCATCGTAGGTGCTTTCTATGCGGCGGGGCATTCTTGGGAAGAAATTCTTCATTTTTTCAAATCAACTTCCATGTTTTCCTGGCAAAACTATACCTACCGTAAGCCGGGGATTTTGGATACGGATAAGTTCGAGCACCTGTTTGCTACCTATCTGCCGGGCGATAGCTTTGCAAGCCTGACCAAAACTCTCTTTGTTTCTGCTACGGATATTGAAAAAGGGAAGAATGTAATTTGGAAGGAAGGCACTCTGGTTCGTAAGGTCCTGGCCTCCGCGGCTTTTCCTATGGTGCTCTCTCCGGTGGAGATTGAGGGTACTTTTTATGCGGATGGAGCCATCACCAATAATTTTCCCGTAGAACCACTCTTGCCGCTGTGTGATACGATCATTGGTTCCTACGTTAGTCCACTTCCTGTTGTTCAACCGGGGGAACTGACCAATTCGATGGCCGTATTGGAGCGCGCATTCAAAATTGGAATGGCTGTCCAATCAGAAAAAAAATTCCCTCATTGTGATATCCTCATTGCTCCCCACCAGCTCAACGAAGTAGGTACTTTCAGTATGAACCGTATTGATGAGGTCTTTAAAATCGGCTACGAAGCGGCGACTCAGCAGTTGCAGTAA